From the genome of Gavia stellata isolate bGavSte3 chromosome 3, bGavSte3.hap2, whole genome shotgun sequence, one region includes:
- the BLOC1S4 gene encoding biogenesis of lysosome-related organelles complex 1 subunit 4, giving the protein MAAVAGAGERAGAAAEPPGACPGADSGNVSQSHSSASGLGEPEDEDASEASLSATAAAYSAYLLADRSLFSDQIESLDKSLEDLLTRVDEFVGMLDMIRSDSSQVVNESIPQIYTKATEMRQIYRKIDKLEAFVKMIGNSVAGLEERVIKAETDLGAFPSTFKKILHTISIPSFLNKSSSSRQQETLYEPPVLFKTEDYFPCLNEAPY; this is encoded by the exons ATGGCGGCCGTCGCGGGAGCGGGcgagagggctggggctgcagccgaGCCGCCGGGTGCTTGCCCCGGCGCGGACAGCGGAAACGTCTCCCAGAGCCACAGCAGCGCCTCCGGCCTCGGGGAGCCGGAGGACGAGGACGCCTCGGAGGCGTCGCTCAGCGCTACCGCCGCCGCTTATTCCGCGTACCTGCTCGCCGACCGCAGCCTCTTCAGCGACCAG atcGAAAGCTTAGACAAGAGTCTAGAAGATTTGCTGACCAGAGTGGATGAATTTGTGGGTATGCTGGACATG ATTCGAAGTGATTCCTCTCAAGTTGTCAATGAAAGTATACCTCAAATTTACACAAAAGCTACAGAAATGAGGCAAATATACAGGAAGATTGACAAACTAGAG GCTTTTGTGAAGATGATTGGAAATAGTGTAGCTGGACTAGAAGAACGGGTCATAAAGGCAGAAACAGACCTTGGAGCTTTTCCGAGCACATTCAAGAAAATCTTGCACACAATCAGCATACCGTCCTTCCTTAAT AAATCGTCTTCCTCACGGCAGCAAGAGACCCTCTATGAACCTCCAGTCCTCTTCAAGACTGAAGACTATTTTCCATGCCTTAATGAAGCACCTTATTGA